In Clostridium swellfunianum, a genomic segment contains:
- a CDS encoding glycosyltransferase family 2 protein, translating to MSEKRDVTVIMPVFNEEKHISNSIECIINQEWENCIEILVVDGESTDNTVNIIKEMSKKLPQNRTIKIYSNPKRYIPVSLNIACENASNNIIVRVDGHTYAPSDYVKESVRALESIDFNGTTGGRCIIKASGKTKMAIAISIGVSNKFGVGNALYRTINEDKKTLLEVDTVPFGAFTKELWTEIGGYDEALLYDEDYDYNYRIKKSGKKVILNTKIVLDYFSRKDIKSLWGQYFRYGYWANRFCLKHKVIPSVRRLIPMSFVMSLLAWLIIYLPAFYALLAIYLVTMLIISLYEGAFKRKDLALGINLMLVFLTLHFSYGIGGWISLFYKGLRK from the coding sequence TTGAGTGAAAAGAGAGATGTCACAGTTATAATGCCGGTATTCAATGAGGAAAAGCATATTTCAAACTCCATTGAATGTATTATAAATCAGGAGTGGGAAAACTGTATAGAAATATTGGTAGTAGATGGAGAATCAACGGACAATACTGTTAATATAATTAAGGAAATGTCTAAGAAATTACCACAAAATAGAACTATTAAGATCTATAGCAATCCAAAGAGATACATACCAGTATCATTGAATATTGCATGTGAAAATGCTTCTAATAACATAATAGTAAGAGTCGATGGACATACATATGCTCCTTCAGATTATGTTAAAGAGTCGGTTAGAGCACTCGAATCAATTGATTTTAATGGAACTACGGGTGGTAGATGTATTATTAAGGCATCTGGGAAAACAAAAATGGCTATAGCCATTTCTATAGGAGTAAGTAATAAGTTTGGAGTAGGTAACGCTTTATATAGAACTATAAATGAAGATAAAAAAACTTTGCTTGAAGTAGACACAGTCCCATTTGGAGCTTTTACTAAAGAATTATGGACTGAAATAGGCGGATATGATGAAGCCTTGCTATATGACGAAGACTATGACTATAACTATAGGATAAAGAAAAGTGGAAAAAAAGTAATACTGAATACAAAGATAGTTTTGGATTATTTTTCTAGAAAAGATATCAAATCTTTATGGGGACAATACTTTAGGTATGGTTACTGGGCAAACAGATTTTGTTTAAAACATAAAGTTATACCTTCAGTTAGAAGATTAATTCCGATGAGTTTTGTTATGAGTTTACTTGCTTGGCTTATTATCTATTTGCCAGCCTTTTATGCATTACTAGCTATATACTTAGTCACAATGCTAATAATATCCTTGTACGAGGGGGCATTTAAAAGAAAGGATTTAGCCTTAGGCATTAACCTTATGTTAGTATTTTTAACACTTCATTTTTCCTACGGCATTGGAGGATGGATAAGTTTATTTTATAAAGGATTGAGAAAATAG